The sequence below is a genomic window from Mesorhizobium shangrilense.
ATGCCGAGCTGATCCTCGATTTCCTTGATCTGGTGGCTGACGGCGGCGGGCGTCAGGCCGAGCTCGTCGGCGGCGCGGGTGAAATTGAGATGCCTGGCCGCTGCTTCCAGCGTCCGCAGGGCACGCGTTCCCGGCAGCAGGCGGGCCATCAGGGCTGACCCATGTCGAGGAAAATCACGTTGCCACCATCTTCAAAGGAAACTTGATAATCCGCCAAGAACTACTCGTTTCCCGTTTGAATTTCAATCGACCATGATGAGGCAATCGAAACACCATCAAACCGGATTTGATATCCGGACGAAACGGAAAACATCATGACCCACATCGCTCTGAGGCTAGGAAATGTCCAGCCGAACCGTCTGAACGCGGTGTTTGAGTGGCTCCGGCAGGCAAAGGTTGCCGCCAGCCTTCCCCGACAGGATGTCGAGGATCTGTCGGATCGCCAGTTGCGCGATATCGGCGCCCATCGAAAGGACGTCTCGCGCGCAATGGACCGTGAACTTCGTCGCCTGGGCCTGCTCGATATTGGCTGGCAGAAGCCACGGAGGTAAGGGATTAGGCAGTAGGCAGTAGGGAATAGGCATTGGAGAGAGAACCCTACTGCCTACTGCCTACTGCCTACTGCCTACTGCCTACTGCCTACCTTACCACCCTCACCACCGTCCTGTCCGACAACAGTGGCAGCAGTCGCGCCATGGTGCGCGCGCTCACCGCGACGCAGCCTTGCGTCGGCGTGAAGCCGGGGCGTGCCAGATGGAAGAAGATGGCGCTGCCGCGCCCGCGGCGGCGCGGTGCGATGTTCCAGTCGAGCACCAGGCAGGCATCGTAGAGTTGGTCGCCGCGCAGCATCCGTTCGTGGCTGGCGCCATAGGGGATTTTCACCGGACGGTTGTAATTGCGATCCTCGGGCACCTCGCACCAGCCAAGATCCGGTCCGATCGGCGCCATCGCCAGGCGGGTTCTGCGGCCTCCTGGGAAATGATCGCCGCGAAAATATCCTGACAGGATCCGCATCGCCGCGAGCGGCGTCGCGCCATCGCCTTCGCGCTTGTCGGCCGAAATGCCGCCATGTCCCAGCGCGCATGGAAACACCAGCCCGCCGGCCTGCAGGAACCCTTGCGTTGGGTGGCCGGGCCGGGCCCGCACGGTGAGCAAACGCAGTCCTTTTCGCAAAATTGCGCCGGCTGCATTGCGATCGTGTTTTTTCTTGTATGATCGTGCCACGGAACAAATCACTGTGATCGGCTGTTGTGCCGGTCAGCTTCCGCATAAACAGGCAGCGGTCAACTGAATTTTCTTTTCAAAACAACGGATTGATCCATGACTTCACGCACCATTCTGATCGTCGACGATGATGACGACCTGCGCGGCACCCTCGTCGAGCAATTATCCCTCTATGAGGAATTCGATGTCCTGCAGGAATCGACCGCCGCCAAAGGTGTCGCCGCGGCGCGCGGCGGCCTCATCGACCTGCTGATCATGGATGTCGGCTTGCCCGACATGGATGGCCGCGAAGCGGTGAAGATCCTGCGCAAGGGCGGCTACAAGGCCCCCATCATCATGCTGACCGGCCATGACACCGATTCGGACACGATCCTTGGCCTTGAAGCGGGCGCCAACGACTATGTGACGAAGCCGTTCCGCTTCGCGGTGCTGCTGGCCCGCATCCGCGCCCAGCTTCGCCAGCACGAGCAGAGCGAGGACGCGACCTTCTCGGTCGGTCCCTACACCTTCAAGCCAAGCCAGAAGCTGCTGCTCGACGCGCGTGGGGGCAAGGTCAGGCTGACGGAGAAGGAGGCCTCGATCATCAAATATCTCTACCGCGCCGACCAGAAGGTGGTGACACGCGACGTGCTGCTTGAGGAAGTGTGGGGCTACAATTCCGGCGTCACCACGCACACGCTGGAAACCCATGTCTACCGGCTGCGCCAGAAGATCGAACGCGATCCTTCCAATGCGGAAATTCTTGTGACAGAAAGCGGCGGCTACAAGCTGGTTCCTTAAACATTTCATTATCCAATAAGCGGTTGGGCGGGCGCTTTTCGGGTACGGTCCTGATGCTGGGGGCAGTTTGGATCGAACTCGCAGAGGAGGAGTCGGACTGTCGGTTCGGGGACATAGTTAGATGGCGCTGGATGACGACATCCGCATCCTGTCCGCCGTGGGGCTCTTCCAGGGTTTCACGCAGGAACAGTTGCGCCTGCTCGCCTTCGGCGCCGAGACCACCCTGCTGCAGGCCGACCGCAAGCTCTACCGCGAGGACGACGAGGCTGATTCGGCCTATGTCGTGGTCAGCGGACGCATCGCCCTCTATCGCGAACAGAATGGCGAACGCATCCCGATCGGCACGGCCAGCCCCGGCGCCATGCTGAGCGAACTGGCATTGATCGCCGACACCAAGCGGCTGACCAGCGCGTCGGCCGCGATCGATTCGGAAGTGATACGGCTGAGCCGGAAGATGTTCCGCCGCATCCTCGAGGAATATCCCGAGATAGCGGCCCAGCTGCACCAGCGCATCTCCGAGGACTTTCTGGCGATGATTCGCCGCATCGAGGAACTGGCGCCACGGTTTTCGGGGTGAGGCGGATGATGCGTCAAACGATGAAATCAGCGCCGCAAACATTGCGTTCGTCATCCTAGGGCGGAGCAGCCGCGAAGCGGCGTCGCGGAGACCCTGGGATCCATGCCGCGACTTCAAAACGCTGCCGCGGTGAAGAACAATACAGCGCAACGTCAAGGACAGCCCAATTCTGGACCGCCGTATTCCTCGGCGGATCTCGCGGCATGGATCCCAGGGTCTGCGCTCCGCTTCGCGTCGCTCCGCCCTGGGATGACGAATGAAAGGGCCACGCCTCCGACTGGCTAATCCAGGTCAAACCGCGCAATGACCGGCACATGGTCCGACGGGCGCTCCCAGCCGCGGGCCAGGCGCAGGATTTCATAGCCGGCAAAGCTTGGCACCAGGTTCGGCGACGACCAGATATGGTCGAGCCGCCGGCCGCGATCGGACGTTTCCCAGTCCTGCGCGCGATAACTCCACCAGGTGTAGAGCTTCTGTTCCAGCGGCACGTCGTGCCGCATCAGGTCTACCCAATTGCCGGCAAGGCGCATCGCCTCGAAGTTTTCGGTCTCGACCGGCGTGTGGCTGACCACCTTGAGCAACTGCTTGTGAGACCAGACATCGTGCTCCAGCGGCGCTATGTTGAGGTCGCCGACCAGGATCGAGGCAGACGCCTCGTCGTGCTCGGCGCGGATGGCATTCATCTCGGCGACGAAATCGAGCTTGTGTTTGAACTTCTTGTTGATGACCGGGTCCGGCTCGTCTCCGCCCGCCGGAACGTAGAAATTGTGCACCAGGATGGTCTTGCCGCCGGCCCGAACGGTGACGGACAGGTGCCGGCTGTCCTCGATCTCGCAGAAACGCCGTTTCTCGACCACCTCGATCGGTCGGCGCGCCACCGTCGCCACGCCGTGATAGCCCTTCTGGCCGTGGAAGGCGATGTGCTCGTAACCGAGTTTGCGGAAGGCCTTCTCGGGAAACAGCTCATCGGGAACTTTCGTTTCCTGCAGGCAAAGCACGTCCGGCGCCTGTTCGAGGAGCAGGCGCTCGACGATGGGCATGCGAAGACGAACGGAGTTGATGTTCCAGGTGGCTATGGAAAAAGGCATGCGCGGGATCCGAAATGGCGCGGCACCCACCACGACAGCAGGGGCTTGGGAGGGTGGCAACGCCTTTGAAGGGGTCAGCCCCGGAAACTGCCAGCCACACGCGTCAAAAACAAGCTACGCCACGCCATTGATGGTGCCCCACGTCCAAAAGGACGCGCCAAGGCAGTACTTTCCACAACTATTGCGCGGAGCCCATGCATGTCGCCCAAGGCGACCTCGGTTGTGGCCAACGACAAGCATGGAACAACGAGCCAGCCGCGCTTGAGACCGCTTGGCCTCGGCGCGCTTTACCGGTTGGAGCCGTTGGTGTTGATCTCGCGGTTGGCGGCATAGTCGATGGCGAAGGTGTCGGCGGCGAAGCTCACGCCTTCCTTGACGTTGAAGATCATCACCGTCGTATCCTTGCCCTGCGCGTCGGTGATGGTCCACTGGCGCAACTCATAGGATTTCGGATCGAACATCATCGTGATCCTCGAATTGCCGAAGACATTCTTGTCCGCAAGCTGGATCGTGGTCAGGTCATTCTCTTCCTTGACGCTTTTGACGCGGTCGCCGGAGAGGTCGATCCTGTCGTCGAGCAACAGCTTCAGCGGCGTCTTTGACAAGGGATAGAGGTCGGATGTGTTCAGCTTCTTGTTGAGGATGACCACCGACTTACCGTCGGAAATGACCCTGAAATTCGACGCGCCGTCATAGTTGAAGCGGATCTTGCCGGGACGTTCCAGGAAGAACTTGCCGCCGGTCTGCTCACCCTTGGGGCCGAACTGAACGAACTCGCCGCTCATCGTTTTGACCGAGGAGAAATGGTCGGCGATCTTCTGTGCCGCCGCGGGCACCGCGGCTTGCGCCGACGCAAGCAACTGGAAGCCCGGCACAACGTTGAGCACGGCGGCACCCGCGACCATCACGCCGAGGCCGAGCAGCCTGCGGCGGGTCGGGGTAAAATTGCCGGGGGCGGGAAGGTCGTTTTTCATGCCGGTCACTTTCGTCTGGTTCGTAGGGCGTGTCGGTGCATGAGCCCCCAGTAGGGCTGAAGTTTGGCAGCCACGCGACACCCGGTTTCTAGCAACGCACGGAAGGGGGCAAAGTTTCCATTTCTCGTGCGCTCCGACACCCCGAAAACATCCGTCAGAACTTGTCGTCTTCCGTAGGCACCAGGATTTCGCGCTTCCCGGCATGGTTGGCCGGTCCGACAATGCCTTCCTTCTCCATCTTCTCGATGATCGAAGCGGCGCGGTTGTAGCCGATGCCGAGGCGGCGCTGGATATAGCTGGTCGAGGCCTTGCCGTCGCGCAGCACCACGGAAACCGCCTGATCGTAGGGATCGTCGGAATCCTCGAAATTGCCGCCGCCACCGCCGCCTGAGCTGCCCTTGCCCGACGGTTCGTCGTCATCCTCGCCATCATCCTCGGTGATGGCGTCGAGATATTCGGGCACGCCCTGCAGCTTGAGATGCGCGACGATCTTCTCCACCTCCTCGTCTGACACGAAGGGGCCGTGCACACGCTGGATGCGGCCGCCGCCGGCCATGTAGAGCATGTCGCCCATGCCGAGCAGCTGCTCGGCGCCCTGCTCGCCCAGGATGGTGCGGCTGTCGATCTTCGATGTCACCTGGAAGGAGATACGGGTCGGGAAATTGGCCTTGATCGTGCCGGTGATGACGTCGACCGACGGGCGCTGCGTGGCCATGATGACGTGGATGCCGGCGGCGCGCGCCATCTGCGCCAGGCGCTGCACCGCGCCCTCGATGTCCTTGCCGGCCACCATCATCAGGTCGGCCATCTCGTCGATGATGACGACGATGTAGGGCATCGGCTCGAGATCGAGATCCTCGGTCTCGTAGATCGCCTCGCCGGTCTGCCGGTCGAAGCCGGTCTGCACGGTGCGCGAAATCTTCTCGCCCTTCTTGTCGGCCAGGCTGACGCGCGCATTGAAGCCGTCGATGTTGCGCACACCGACCTTCGACATCTTGCGGTAGCGGTCCTCCATCTCGCGCACGGTCCATTTCAGCGCCACCACGGCCTTCTTCGGATCGGTGACCACCGGTGTCAGAAGATGCGGGATGCCGTCATAGACCGAGAGTTCGAGCATCTTCGGATCGATCATGATCAGGCGGCATTCCTCCGGCCTCAGCCGGTAGAGGAGCGACAGGATCATGGTGTTGATGGCGACCGACTTGCCCGAACCGGTGGTGCCGGCGACCAGCACGTGCGGCATCTTGGCGATGTCGACGATGACGGCCTCGCCATTGATGGTCTTGCCGAGCGCCAGCGCGAGCTTGGCCTTGGTCGTTTCGAAATCGCGGCTGGCCAGGATTTCCCGCAGATACACGGTCTCGCGCTTGGCGTTCGGCAGCTCGATGCCGATGGCGTTGCGGCCGGGCACGACAGCGACGCGGCAGGCGATCGCGCTCATCGAGCGGGCAATGTCGTCGGAAAGACCGATGACCCGCGACGATTTGATGCCGGGCGCCGGCTCGAGTTCATAGAGGGTGACGACAGGACCGGGGCGGACGGCGATGATCTCGCCCTTGACGCCAAAATCCTCCAGCACGCCTTCGAGCAAGCGGGCATTCTGCTCCAGCGCGTCCTTGGACAGGCTGGCATCGCGCACGACATTCTTCGGTTCGGACAGGAAATGCAGCGACGGCATTTCGAACGTCTCGGAGCCGATGAGCGACGTTTGCGCCTCGCGCTGGACCCGGCCACCCGGGGCCGGCCGGGGCGCGGGCGCCTCAACGCGCGTTGCGGCATCGGAACGGAACTGCTGGACCTTTGCGGTCGGCGCGGCACGGCGCTGACTCGGTTCAGGCGCGAAATCGTCGTCGTCCCCGGCATCGAAGACATCGGCGTCGTCGGGGTCAATTGAGGCGCTGCGATCATTGACCATGGCGGCGAAGAATTCCGGCTCGACGCGAGCGCGGCCATCGGCGCTCATCCGCGCTTCGGCGAATTCGGCTGATTCGACGCGCTCGGCGGCACGGCGCCAGGCGCTGGGCCGTGCCTCGATCTCGGGCTCCAGGCCGTCCTCTTCCATGCGGCGCGCGGCACGGCGACGAAGATAGGCACGCAGCGACAGCCACCAATGGGTGATAGCGCCAAGCGCCAGGATGCCGCCATCGCCTTCATCCTCCTCCTCATGCTCGAAGAGCATCTCGTCCTGGCTCCGTGGATCAGCGGCTTCAGGCTGTTCGAGGACGGCGAAGCCGTTCTTGCGCGCGATCAGCGCCGAACCATAGGCAAACAGCCATACGGTCGGCGAGGCCAGGAGCACGGCGATGATGCTGGCAATGATGCCTGTCGGGTAGCCGCCAATGACGAGGCCGGGAATCTTGAGCACCATGTCACCGAACACGCCGCCAAGACCGGTTGGCAACGGCCAGGTTTTCGGCGGCACCACGCAGCCGGCGATCGCGGCGGCAAGCAGCGCAAAGCCGAACCAGCCAAGCCCGCGCTTCGGCAGCCTGTCGACACCCCGGGCCGTGAACAGCAGAAATCCCCAGACCACCGCCGGAACCAGGGCCCCGACGGCGGCCAGGCCGAAGAACTGCATGGCGAGGTCGGAGAACACCGCGCCCGGATAACCCATGGCGTTGGTGACGATATTGGCCGTGGCGTGGGAGAAGCTCGGATCGGCGACGTTCCAGGTGGCGAGGCTGGCCACCCCGAAGGCAACCAGCGCGAACAGCCCAGCACCGACCAGCCGGCCGACCTGACGCCGCGCGAATGCCTGGATGCCGTGCCCCGTGTCGGTCAGCGCGAGCGGTGCTGAAGCCCCTGAACGCATGCTCTTCCCCGTCTGTCATTGCCTCGGCCGGGCGCATGACGCACTCCGGGAGATTCGGACGCCAGATTATCGGCGGGAAGGTTAAGGCGGCATTAACCATGGGCGCCCCCGGCTCTCATATTCTGCCATGGCCGATCGGCGCGTTCCTCAAACGGCGATCGACCTCGCTGAGCGGGGTGGCAGTGCCCCTTCTCCAGATGCCCGGTCGGAATGACAATGGCGGGCATAGTCGCCCGCCATCATTTTCCGCGTTGCCGGAAACGGCTCAGACGTTGTCCGCCGGAGACGCCTTAGTTGGCGCCGCCCAGCATGTGCACGTTCTGGCAGAACTCGGCATGCGGCTTGCTCATCGCCGCGTCGTTGCACTCCTTCTTCATCGCTTCCTGCTTTTCCATCGGCATCGCCATGAAGGCAGTCTTGAATTCCGCCATCGGCTTCATGGTTTTCATGCCGGAATCGGTGAAGAACGGCGCCATATTGTCTGGTTCGTCGAGAGCGCCGGCAAATGCCACGCCGCTGACCATGGAAAGAGCGAGCGCTCCCAAGCAGATATTCTTGATGTTCATGATGCAGTTCCTTCCCTGTTGTTTGAACGAGCGCCGAACGACGATCGCCCTCACAGTTCGGAACCGATGCCGCCGATGTTTCACGGCGCCGCGCAATCAAATGACCTATCAAGCGAATGTGATCGTACCGCGCGTTACCGGCACTGCCCCTCGGAAAAAAAAGGAGGCCCGGACAGGTCCGGGCCTCAATGCGTGAGCACCTTTCGGGAGCGTCACGACGGGATTTTGAGCAACTCCGGGAAAGGTGCAGCGGTTTTCCCGGGAACTGCGTAGGATATGGGACCGGCGGGAGGAGGGTTCCGCCGGTCCCGAGGCGAAAGGACCTTACGGCACCACTTCGCCATGCTGGCTGATGTCGAGGCCTTCGACTTCTTCCTGTGTCGTCGGACGCAGGCCGACCAGGGCCTTGACGATGTAGAGGATCACGAAGGTGGCGATCGCCGTCCACAGGATAGTGAAAACGATGCCGTAGAGCTGGATGGCGACCGAGCCGCCCTTGCCGGCCGGGTTGATCAACGGATCGGCGAGCGCGCCGGTGAGCAGGGCACCGACCACACCGCCGACGCCATGGACGCCGAACGCGTCGAGCGAGTCGTCATAGCCGAACATGTGCTTCACCTTGACCGCCGAGAAGTAGCAGATGACGCCGGCAACGATGCCGATAATGAAGGCGCCGGTCGGGTTGACGAAGCCGGAAGCTGGCGTCACCGCGACGAGGCCGGCGACGGCGCCGGAGATGATGCCGAGCACGGAGGGCTTCTTGGCGACGATCCATTCGGCGAACATCCAGGCCAGCGCCGCGGCGGCGGTTGCGACCTGCGTGTTCATCATGGCAGCGCCCGCGAGACCATCGGCCGCCAGTTCCGAACCGGCGTTGAAACCGAACCAGCCGACCCACAGCAGCGAAGCGCCTATGACCGAATAGACGAGGTTGTGTGGCGCCATGTTGGTGGTGCCGTAGCCCTCACGCTTGCCGAGAACCAGCGCGCAGACGAGACCGGCCACACCTGCGTTGATATGGACGACCGTGCCGCCGGCGAAGTCGAGGACGCCGGCCGAACCGAGGAAGCCGCCGCCCCACACCCAGTGCGCGATCGGCGCGTAGACGATCAGCAACCACAGTGCCATGAAGATCAGCAGCGCCGAGAACTTCATGCGTTCGGCGAAGGCGCCGGCGATGAGGGCAGGCGTGATGATGGCGAATGTCATCTGGAACATCGAGAAGACGAATTCAGGGATGTTCGAGACCCCTGGTGCCCACAGCGTCGAGACGGTGATGCCGTGGTGGAAGAATTTCGAAAAGCCGCCCAGATAGGCGTTCATGCTGCCGCCGTCGGAGAAGGCCAGCGAATAGCCGAACATGAACCACAGCACCGTCACCAGGCAGGTGATGGCAAAGCTCTGCATGATGGTGGCCAGTACGTTCTTCTTGCGCACCATGCCGCCGTAGAACAGCGCCAGGCCAGGGATGGTCATCATCAGCACGAGAGCCGTCGAGGTCAGCATCCAGGCGGTGTTGCCGCTGTCGAGCACCGGCGCGGGTGTGGCCGCTGCGGCTGCCGGAGCAGCCGCGGTCGCGGCGGGAGCTACCGTCTGTGCGAACGCGGCGACCGTGCCCAATGCCGCGAGAGCAAACGAGCCCAGGAGGGCCGCCCGTCCCGTCGTCTTCAAGGTGGAAGGAATATTCATTGAACTCTCCATTGGAATACGTGTTCGCGGCTCAAAGCGCGTCGGTGTCTGTTTCGCCGGTGCGGATGCGCACCGCCTGATCGATGCCGAAAACGAAGATCTTGCCATCGCCGATCTGTCCGGTCTTGGCCGCCGCGGTGATCGCTTCGACGGCCTTGTCGACCAGGTCCAAACTGACCGCGACTTCGATCTTGATCTTCGGCAGGAAACTGACCGCGTACTCCGCCCCGCGATAGATTTCCGTATGCCCCTTCTGACGCCCGTAGCCTTTGACTTCGGTGACGGTCAGGCCCTGGATGCCGACGGCGGTGAGCGCTTCGCGCACCTCGTCGAGCTTGAACGGCTTGATGATTGCCATCACGATTTTCATAAGGTTTCACCCTTTGCTGTTGCGGTCCCCCGCGTTTGCACGACTTCACCGAGTCCAATGAGAGCCGGAGAGTGCTCACGAGGATTCAAGCTCCGTGCCAGTTGCCGAAGCAGGGGATTAACGTGCTGTAAACAAAGGGATTGTGCCCGCCCGCTCCGGTATCTGCTCGTGGACGCGGCAAAGCATTTGCCTAATTACTGGGCATTTTTTTCGAAATGATTATTTCATAGGCTTGCCGGTGAGGCCGGGCCGCAATCTGCCTAGCGCCGCAGCCGGATCAGCCCTTCCTGGGCCACCGAGGCGATCAGCGTGCCGTCGCGGGCATAGAGCGTGCCGCGGCTGAAACCGCGCGAGCCGGAGCTCGAGGGGCTGTCCTGGACATAGAGCAGCCAGCCGTCGAGTGGATGCTGCCTGTGGAACCACATCGAATGGTCGAGGCTCGCCGCCTGGATGTCGGGATCGAAAAGAGCTCGCCCGTGCGCGAAGGTCGAGGTGTCCAGCAGCGTCATGTCGGAAAGATAGGCGAGCAGCACGGATTGCAGCGCGCGATCGTCAGGAACCGGCCCGGCAAGGCGGATCCAGACATTCTGACGGGGCGGCAGCTTGTCACGGCTCTCATAGTGTTCGAGGTTGACCGGCCTCAGCTCCAGCGGCCGCTCCCGTGCCCAGAAACGGCGGATTGCCGCCGGCACGTGCTCGGCCTTCTCAAGCAGCTGCCGTTGCGTCTGCAGCCCTTCCGGCGGCGGCACGTCGTCAGGCAAGCTGAACTGGTGTTCGAGGCCCTTTTCGTCGACCTGGAACGACGCCTCGAGCGAGAAGATCGCCTGTCCGTGCTGGATTGCCAGCACCCGGCGCGTGGTGAAGGAGCCGCCGTCACGGATGCGGTCGACTTCGTAGATGATCGGCACCTTGATGTCGCCCGGCCGCATGAAGTAGCCGTGCAGCGAATGGACGTGACGGTCGGGCTCGACCGTGCGCTGCGCCGCGACCAGCGCCTGGGCGATCGTCTGGCCACCGAACACGCGCTGCCATTCGACCTGGGGGCTGCGACCACGATACAGATTGTGTTCCAGCTTCTCGAGGTCGAGAATATCGAGAAGCTCGTCCATGGCAGCCGTCATGTTTCGTAACCTCGCCGCAAGATGCTATGGCGGGTTTCCGACAGGAAGGGCGAACCGTCAAGGGTACAACACCCGCTCGGCACGAAGGGATTGACGATGATGGAACGCAAGACGGACGCAAACACCCTGCCGGGGCTCGATGTTCTGGTCGCAGGCGCGGGCTATGTCGGCCTTGCCGCCGCCGTTTCGCTGAAGCAGGCGCGCCCCGGCCTAGGCATTGCCGTGGTCGATGCCGCACCCGCCGGCGTCTGGCAGAAGGATGGCCGCGCCTCGGCCATCGCCGCTGCTGCCTGCCGCATGCTGGACCAGCTCGGCGTCTGGGCCGAAATCAGCTCGGAAGCCCAGGCGATCACCGAGATGATCGTGACGGATTCGCGCACCTCCGATCCGGTGCGCCCGGCCTTCCTGACCTTCGATGGCGAGGTCGCGCCGGGCGAACCCTTCGCGCATATGGTCGCCAACAGGGAGCTGAACGGCGCCCTGCGCCGCCGCGCGCAAGAGCTCGGCATCGACATCATTGAAGGCATGGCGGTGCAGGGTTTCGAGATCAATGGCGCCGGCATCACTGTGCATCTTGCCGATGGCGCGACGCTGAAGGCGCGGCTGCTGGTCGCCGCCGACGGCGTCAATTCGAAGCTGCGCGACATGGCCGGCATCAAGACCGTGAAGTGGGAATACGGCCAGTCCGGCATCGTCTGCACCGTCGCGCATGAGCGCCCGCACAACGGCCGCGCCGAAGAGCATTTTTTGCCCGCCGGTCCCTTCGCCACGCTGCCGCTGAAGCCGGACAAGGACGGCACCAACCGCTCGTCGATTGTCTGGGTCGAGCGGGCGGAAGACGCCGAAAGGCTGGTTGCCGGCGACGACCTGGTCTTCGAGCACGAACTCGAGCAGCGTTTCGGCCTGAAGCTCGGCGAGATCCGCGTTACCGACACGCCGCGCGCCTGGCCGCTTGGCCTGACCCTTGCGCGCGCCTTCGTGGCGCCGCGCATCGCGCTCGCGGGCGACGCCGCGCACGGCATCCATCCGATTGCAGGCCAGGGCCTCAATCTCGGCTTCAAGGATGTGGCGGCCCTTGCCGAGGTGATCGTGGAAGCCGACCGGCTCGGCCAGGATATCGGCGCGCT
It includes:
- a CDS encoding ammonium transporter yields the protein MNIPSTLKTTGRAALLGSFALAALGTVAAFAQTVAPAATAAAPAAAAATPAPVLDSGNTAWMLTSTALVLMMTIPGLALFYGGMVRKKNVLATIMQSFAITCLVTVLWFMFGYSLAFSDGGSMNAYLGGFSKFFHHGITVSTLWAPGVSNIPEFVFSMFQMTFAIITPALIAGAFAERMKFSALLIFMALWLLIVYAPIAHWVWGGGFLGSAGVLDFAGGTVVHINAGVAGLVCALVLGKREGYGTTNMAPHNLVYSVIGASLLWVGWFGFNAGSELAADGLAGAAMMNTQVATAAAALAWMFAEWIVAKKPSVLGIISGAVAGLVAVTPASGFVNPTGAFIIGIVAGVICYFSAVKVKHMFGYDDSLDAFGVHGVGGVVGALLTGALADPLINPAGKGGSVAIQLYGIVFTILWTAIATFVILYIVKALVGLRPTTQEEVEGLDISQHGEVVP
- a CDS encoding cyclic nucleotide-binding domain-containing protein, yielding MALDDDIRILSAVGLFQGFTQEQLRLLAFGAETTLLQADRKLYREDDEADSAYVVVSGRIALYREQNGERIPIGTASPGAMLSELALIADTKRLTSASAAIDSEVIRLSRKMFRRILEEYPEIAAQLHQRISEDFLAMIRRIEELAPRFSG
- a CDS encoding exodeoxyribonuclease III; amino-acid sequence: MPFSIATWNINSVRLRMPIVERLLLEQAPDVLCLQETKVPDELFPEKAFRKLGYEHIAFHGQKGYHGVATVARRPIEVVEKRRFCEIEDSRHLSVTVRAGGKTILVHNFYVPAGGDEPDPVINKKFKHKLDFVAEMNAIRAEHDEASASILVGDLNIAPLEHDVWSHKQLLKVVSHTPVETENFEAMRLAGNWVDLMRHDVPLEQKLYTWWSYRAQDWETSDRGRRLDHIWSSPNLVPSFAGYEILRLARGWERPSDHVPVIARFDLD
- the tesB gene encoding acyl-CoA thioesterase II, giving the protein MTAAMDELLDILDLEKLEHNLYRGRSPQVEWQRVFGGQTIAQALVAAQRTVEPDRHVHSLHGYFMRPGDIKVPIIYEVDRIRDGGSFTTRRVLAIQHGQAIFSLEASFQVDEKGLEHQFSLPDDVPPPEGLQTQRQLLEKAEHVPAAIRRFWARERPLELRPVNLEHYESRDKLPPRQNVWIRLAGPVPDDRALQSVLLAYLSDMTLLDTSTFAHGRALFDPDIQAASLDHSMWFHRQHPLDGWLLYVQDSPSSSGSRGFSRGTLYARDGTLIASVAQEGLIRLRR
- a CDS encoding DNA translocase FtsK — translated: MRSGASAPLALTDTGHGIQAFARRQVGRLVGAGLFALVAFGVASLATWNVADPSFSHATANIVTNAMGYPGAVFSDLAMQFFGLAAVGALVPAVVWGFLLFTARGVDRLPKRGLGWFGFALLAAAIAGCVVPPKTWPLPTGLGGVFGDMVLKIPGLVIGGYPTGIIASIIAVLLASPTVWLFAYGSALIARKNGFAVLEQPEAADPRSQDEMLFEHEEEDEGDGGILALGAITHWWLSLRAYLRRRAARRMEEDGLEPEIEARPSAWRRAAERVESAEFAEARMSADGRARVEPEFFAAMVNDRSASIDPDDADVFDAGDDDDFAPEPSQRRAAPTAKVQQFRSDAATRVEAPAPRPAPGGRVQREAQTSLIGSETFEMPSLHFLSEPKNVVRDASLSKDALEQNARLLEGVLEDFGVKGEIIAVRPGPVVTLYELEPAPGIKSSRVIGLSDDIARSMSAIACRVAVVPGRNAIGIELPNAKRETVYLREILASRDFETTKAKLALALGKTINGEAVIVDIAKMPHVLVAGTTGSGKSVAINTMILSLLYRLRPEECRLIMIDPKMLELSVYDGIPHLLTPVVTDPKKAVVALKWTVREMEDRYRKMSKVGVRNIDGFNARVSLADKKGEKISRTVQTGFDRQTGEAIYETEDLDLEPMPYIVVIIDEMADLMMVAGKDIEGAVQRLAQMARAAGIHVIMATQRPSVDVITGTIKANFPTRISFQVTSKIDSRTILGEQGAEQLLGMGDMLYMAGGGRIQRVHGPFVSDEEVEKIVAHLKLQGVPEYLDAITEDDGEDDDEPSGKGSSGGGGGGNFEDSDDPYDQAVSVVLRDGKASTSYIQRRLGIGYNRAASIIEKMEKEGIVGPANHAGKREILVPTEDDKF
- a CDS encoding P-II family nitrogen regulator is translated as MKIVMAIIKPFKLDEVREALTAVGIQGLTVTEVKGYGRQKGHTEIYRGAEYAVSFLPKIKIEVAVSLDLVDKAVEAITAAAKTGQIGDGKIFVFGIDQAVRIRTGETDTDAL
- a CDS encoding L,D-transpeptidase family protein, which codes for MLRKGLRLLTVRARPGHPTQGFLQAGGLVFPCALGHGGISADKREGDGATPLAAMRILSGYFRGDHFPGGRRTRLAMAPIGPDLGWCEVPEDRNYNRPVKIPYGASHERMLRGDQLYDACLVLDWNIAPRRRGRGSAIFFHLARPGFTPTQGCVAVSARTMARLLPLLSDRTVVRVVR
- a CDS encoding response regulator transcription factor produces the protein MTSRTILIVDDDDDLRGTLVEQLSLYEEFDVLQESTAAKGVAAARGGLIDLLIMDVGLPDMDGREAVKILRKGGYKAPIIMLTGHDTDSDTILGLEAGANDYVTKPFRFAVLLARIRAQLRQHEQSEDATFSVGPYTFKPSQKLLLDARGGKVRLTEKEASIIKYLYRADQKVVTRDVLLEEVWGYNSGVTTHTLETHVYRLRQKIERDPSNAEILVTESGGYKLVP
- a CDS encoding outer membrane lipoprotein carrier protein LolA, whose translation is MKNDLPAPGNFTPTRRRLLGLGVMVAGAAVLNVVPGFQLLASAQAAVPAAAQKIADHFSSVKTMSGEFVQFGPKGEQTGGKFFLERPGKIRFNYDGASNFRVISDGKSVVILNKKLNTSDLYPLSKTPLKLLLDDRIDLSGDRVKSVKEENDLTTIQLADKNVFGNSRITMMFDPKSYELRQWTITDAQGKDTTVMIFNVKEGVSFAADTFAIDYAANREINTNGSNR